A window from Vigna angularis cultivar LongXiaoDou No.4 chromosome 7, ASM1680809v1, whole genome shotgun sequence encodes these proteins:
- the LOC108338570 gene encoding QWRF motif-containing protein 2, with amino-acid sequence MVAAISTAINPKRAQTPTPRRTPLLPSESDNALAPPRRPKAREVTSRYMSSSSSSSSSVSSPPRRCHSPLVVTRTVNSTKQTPTPALKRCQSAERRRQGTPRPTLADAPAAQKVLFTSTRSLSVSFQGESFPIQVRTTKPPPSQSLRKSTPERRKVATTPTPVRNGNSDHAENGRTGLDRHRWPAKSLPRPQQANCVNRSLECVDSPGRKQTDAPENVVRSLQNVMADVRASHDATLRSESNKINGSKFRPEAELEPIASDTESVTSGSSSGDGIRGSRGIVMPARFWQEHNNRLRRQTEAPSSRNSVIGNKGTVTTTPSPRILVQKKSVLDSAVSSPRGVVNSRVVQGSPIRSAVRPASPTKLATPSVWSPSRGVSPSRAQNGVAGGMSSRFGSEPSVLSFAVDVSRGKVGENRIADAHLLRLFYNRLLQWRFVNARADAALSAQTFNAEESLKAAWVAMSKIRESVRAKKTEFQLLKQQFKLINILKDQMLCLEDWATLDRVYSTSLSGATEALRASTLRLPVVGGAKTDLLNLKDAICSAMDVMQAMASSICILSPKVGQLNSMVVEVANLSAKERVLLEECKDLLSVITTLQVRECSLRTHVAQLKCQPRSTEVKITSK; translated from the exons ATGGTGGCTGCGATTTCTACGGCGATAAACCCCAAACGAGCGCAGACTCCAACTCCAAGGAGAACTCCTCTGTTACCTTCTGAATCGGACAATGCACTCGCTCCTCCCCGAAGGCCCAAAGCACGAGAAGTTACTTCTCGCTACATGTCCTCTTCGTCGTCTTCGTCTTCCTCCGTTTCGTCTCCTCCTCGACGATGCCATTCGCCTCTGGTGGTGACAAGGACGGTTAATTCTACAAAGCAAACGCCGACGCCGGCGTTGAAGCGGTGTCAGTCAGCGGAGCGCCGGCGACAAGGCACTCCTCGACCTACTCTGGCAGACGCTCCTGCGGCTCAGAAAGTGCTCTTCACTTCCACAAGGAGCTTGTCTGTTTCGTTCCAGGGCGAGTCGTTCCCGATCCAGGTCAGGACAACGAAACCGCCGCCATCACAGAGTTTGAGGAAGAGCACACCGGAGAGGAGGAAGGTTGCAACGACGCCGACACCGGTGAGAAATGGCAATTCGGATCATGCAGAGAATGGCAGGACGGGGCTAGATCGGCACCGGTGGCCGGCAAAATCACTGCCGCGACCACAACAAGCGAATTGCGTGAACCGCAGCTTGGAATGTGTTGATTCCCCTGGGAGAAAACAAACGGACGCGCCGGAGAACGTTGTTAGGTCATTGCAGAATGTAATGGCGGATGTTCGAGCTTCTCACGACGCGACGCTAAGATCGGAGAGTAACAAAATTAACGGATCTAAGTTTCGGCCTGAAGCTGAGCTTGAGCCTATTGCTTCTGATACCGAAAGTGTAACCTCTGGAAGTTCCTCTGGAGATGGAATTCGAGGTTCCCGAGGGATCGTGATGCCGGCCAGGTTCTGGCAAGAGCATAATAACCGTTTACGGCGCCAAACAGAGGCTCCGTCTTCTAGAAACAGCGTAATTGGAAATAAAGGAACTGTTACTACTACTCCTAGTCCTAGGATTTTAGTGCAGAAGAAATCAGTGTTGGATTCTGCTGTTTCATCGCCACGTGGAGTTGTGAATAGCCGTGTTGTTCAAGGTTCTCCTATTCGTTCCGCGGTTCGTCCTGCTTCTCCGACTAAACTAGCGACACCTTCTGTGTGGTCTCCTTCGAGAGGAGTAAGTCCGTCACGTGCGCAAAACGGCGTCGCTGGTGGCATGAGTAGTAGGTTCGGAAGTGAACCTTCTGTTCTGAGTTTCGCGGTTGACGTTTCCAGGGGAAAAGTTGGGGAGAATCGGATTGCTGATGCGCATTTGTTGAGACTCTTCTATAACAGGCTCCTCCAGTGGCGTTTTGTTAACGCCAGAGCCGATGCTGCTCTATCTGCGCAGACATTCAATGCAGAG GAAAGCCTCAAAGCTGCATGGGTAGCTATGTCAAAAATACGAGAATCTGTTAGAGCCAAAAAAACAGAGTTTCAATTGCTGAAGCAACAATTTAAGCTAATAAACATCCTGAAGGATCAA ATGTTGTGTTTGGAAGATTGGGCTACTTTGGATCGGGTTTACTCTACTTCACTTTCCGGAGCAACCGAAGCCCTAAGGGCTAGCACTCTTCGTCTTCCTGTTGTTGGTGGGGCAAAG ACAGATTTGCTAAATTTGAAGGATGCAATTTGTTCAGCAATGGATGTGATGCAGGCAATGGCGTCTTCCATTTGCATATTGTCACCTAAG GTTGGGCAATTAAATTCGATGGTTGTCGAAGTTGCCAATTTAAGTGCGAAGGAGCGTGTTTTGCTTGAAGAGTGCAAAGACCTTTTATCAGTAATTACAACCTTGCAG GTTAGAGAATGTAGCCTGAGAACGCATGTTGCTCAACTGAAATGTCAACCTAGAAGCACTGAAGTAAAAATAACAAGCAAATAA